The following proteins come from a genomic window of Pseudomonas sp. WJP1:
- a CDS encoding type IV pilus twitching motility protein PilT, giving the protein MDITELLAFSAKQGASDLHLSAGLPPMIRVDGDVRRINLPALDHKEVQALIYDIMNDAQRVAFERHLETDFSFDVPGVARFRVNAFNQSRGAGAVFRTIPSRVQSMEELGMGEVFRKMTDAPRGLVLVTGPTGSGKSTTLAAMIDYLNSHRHHHILTIEDPIEFVHESRKCLINQREVHRDTRSFATALRSALREDPDVILVGEMRDLETIRLALTAAETGHLVFGTLHTTSAAKTIDRIIDVFPGDEKSMVRSMLSESLLAVVSQTLVKKIGGGRVAAHEIMLGTSAIRNLIREDKVAQMYSSIQAGGSLGMQTLDMGLKELVTKGLISREQAREKARSPDNF; this is encoded by the coding sequence ATGGATATCACTGAGTTGCTGGCATTCAGCGCCAAACAAGGCGCATCCGACCTGCATTTGTCGGCAGGCCTGCCGCCGATGATTCGCGTCGATGGCGATGTGCGGCGCATCAACTTGCCGGCCCTGGACCACAAGGAAGTGCAGGCGCTGATCTACGACATCATGAACGACGCCCAGCGGGTCGCGTTCGAAAGGCACCTGGAAACCGACTTTTCCTTTGATGTGCCGGGTGTCGCGCGATTTCGGGTCAATGCCTTCAATCAGAGCCGAGGTGCCGGAGCGGTCTTTCGCACGATCCCGTCCAGGGTCCAGAGCATGGAAGAGTTGGGCATGGGCGAAGTGTTTCGCAAGATGACCGACGCGCCACGCGGCCTGGTCCTGGTGACAGGGCCGACGGGGTCCGGCAAGTCCACCACCCTGGCGGCGATGATCGATTACCTGAACAGCCATCGCCATCACCACATCCTCACAATCGAAGACCCTATCGAATTTGTCCACGAATCGCGCAAATGCCTGATCAATCAGCGTGAAGTCCACCGCGATACCCGCAGTTTCGCCACAGCCCTGCGTTCGGCCCTGCGCGAAGACCCGGACGTGATCCTGGTGGGGGAGATGCGTGACCTGGAAACCATCCGCCTGGCCTTGACCGCTGCCGAGACCGGCCACCTGGTGTTCGGCACGCTGCACACCACCTCGGCGGCAAAAACCATCGACCGGATCATCGACGTGTTTCCGGGGGACGAGAAGTCGATGGTGCGTTCGATGTTGTCCGAGTCGTTGCTGGCGGTGGTGTCCCAGACCCTGGTGAAGAAGATTGGGGGAGGTCGGGTCGCGGCCCACGAGATCATGCTCGGAACGTCGGCGATCCGTAACCTGATCCGGGAAGACAAGGTGGCACAAATGTACTCGTCGATTCAGGCGGGCGGGTCGCTGGGAATGCAGACGCTGGATATGGGCTTGAAGGAGTTGGTGACCAAGGGCCTGATCAGTCGCGAGCAGGCGCGGGAGAAGGCGCGGTCGCCGGATAACTTCTGA
- a CDS encoding YggS family pyridoxal phosphate-dependent enzyme, whose product MSTIADNIEQVGSRIRAAALAAHRDENSVQLLAVSKTKPAQALREAYAAGLRDFGENYLQEALGKQLELSDLPLIWHFIGPIQSNKTRAIAEHFAWVHSVDRLKIAQRLSEQRPADLPPLNICIQVNVSGEASKSGCTPADLPALANAISALPRLKLRGLMAIPEPTEDRAAQDAAFAAVQSLQASLNLPLDTLSMGMSHDLESAIAQGATWVRIGTALFGARDYSQS is encoded by the coding sequence ATGTCCACGATAGCAGACAACATTGAACAGGTTGGTTCACGCATCCGTGCCGCCGCCCTCGCCGCCCACCGCGATGAAAACAGCGTCCAATTGCTGGCCGTGAGCAAGACCAAACCCGCACAGGCGCTGCGTGAAGCCTATGCCGCGGGCCTGCGCGACTTTGGCGAAAACTACCTGCAGGAAGCACTGGGCAAGCAGCTTGAACTGAGCGACCTGCCCTTGATCTGGCACTTCATCGGCCCCATTCAATCGAACAAGACTCGCGCAATCGCCGAGCACTTCGCCTGGGTGCATTCCGTGGACCGCCTGAAAATCGCGCAACGCTTGTCCGAACAACGCCCTGCCGATCTGCCGCCCTTGAACATCTGCATCCAGGTCAACGTCAGCGGTGAAGCCAGCAAGTCCGGCTGCACCCCGGCGGACCTGCCGGCCCTGGCCAACGCCATCAGCGCCTTGCCGCGCCTGAAATTGCGCGGGCTGATGGCCATTCCCGAGCCGACCGAAGATCGTGCCGCCCAGGATGCCGCTTTCGCTGCCGTGCAAAGCCTGCAGGCCAGCCTGAATCTGCCGCTCGACACACTTTCCATGGGGATGAGCCACGATCTCGAATCGGCCATCGCCCAGGGCGCCACCTGGGTGCGGATCGGTACCGCACTGTTTGGCGCCCGCGACTACAGCCAGTCGTAA
- the proC gene encoding pyrroline-5-carboxylate reductase: protein MSKTRIAFIGAGNMAASLIGGLRAKGLEAAQIRASDPGEETRARVSAEHGIEVFADNAQAIEGADVVVLAVKPQAMKTVCEAIRPSLKPSQLVVSIAAGITCASMNNWLGTQPIVRCMPNTPALLRQGVSGLFATAQVTAEQRQQAQELLSAVGIALWLDEEQQLDAVTAVSGSGPAYFFLLIEAMTAAGVKLGLPADIAAQLTLQTALGAAHMAVSSDVDAAELRRRVTSPAGTTEAAIKSFQANGFEALVEKALGAAAHRSAEMAEQLGR, encoded by the coding sequence ATGAGCAAGACGCGTATTGCCTTTATCGGTGCCGGCAACATGGCCGCCAGCTTGATCGGCGGCCTGCGGGCCAAAGGTCTGGAAGCCGCGCAGATCCGCGCCAGCGATCCGGGCGAAGAAACCCGCGCCCGTGTGAGCGCCGAACATGGCATCGAAGTATTCGCCGACAATGCCCAGGCCATTGAAGGCGCCGATGTGGTCGTGCTGGCGGTCAAGCCCCAGGCGATGAAGACTGTTTGCGAAGCCATTCGCCCAAGCCTGAAGCCCTCGCAACTGGTGGTGTCGATCGCCGCTGGCATCACCTGCGCCAGCATGAACAACTGGCTCGGCACCCAGCCGATCGTGCGCTGCATGCCCAACACGCCGGCGCTGTTGCGTCAGGGCGTGAGCGGCCTGTTCGCGACCGCCCAGGTGACAGCTGAACAACGCCAGCAAGCTCAAGAGCTGCTATCGGCGGTTGGCATTGCCCTGTGGCTGGACGAGGAACAGCAACTGGATGCGGTCACCGCCGTTTCAGGTTCCGGCCCTGCGTACTTTTTCCTGCTGATCGAAGCCATGACCGCCGCCGGCGTCAAACTCGGCCTGCCGGCAGACATCGCCGCCCAACTGACCTTGCAAACCGCCTTGGGCGCCGCCCACATGGCGGTGTCCAGCGACGTCGACGCCGCCGAACTGCGCCGCCGCGTCACTTCGCCCGCCGGCACCACCGAAGCCGCGATCAAATCGTTCCAGGCCAATGGCTTCGAAGCACTGGTCGAAAAAGCCCTGGGCGCCGCCGCGCACCGCTCGGCCGAGATGGCTGAGCAACTCGGTCGCTAA
- a CDS encoding YggT family protein, producing MLGLNDAAIFVIQTLGSLYLLIVLLRFILQLVRANFYNPLCQFAVKATQPLLKPLRRVIPSMFGLDMSSLVLALVVQMALFAVILLLSGYSVDVLFLAPWALIGIFALFLKILFWAMIISVILSWVAPGSHNPGAELVQQITEPVLAPFRRIIPNLGGLDISPIFAFIALQLLQSWLIPRLAYYALMPKQLFGLI from the coding sequence ATGCTCGGACTCAATGACGCTGCCATTTTTGTGATCCAGACCTTGGGCAGCCTGTATCTTTTGATCGTGTTGCTGCGTTTCATCCTGCAATTGGTGCGGGCGAACTTCTACAACCCGCTCTGCCAATTCGCCGTCAAGGCCACGCAACCGCTGCTCAAGCCACTGCGCCGGGTGATCCCGAGCATGTTCGGGCTGGACATGTCCTCGCTGGTGCTGGCCCTGGTCGTGCAAATGGCGCTGTTCGCGGTCATCCTGCTGCTCAGTGGCTACTCGGTCGATGTGCTGTTCCTGGCCCCTTGGGCGCTGATCGGCATCTTCGCGCTGTTCCTGAAGATCCTGTTCTGGGCGATGATCATCAGTGTGATCCTGTCCTGGGTCGCTCCGGGAAGCCACAACCCGGGCGCCGAGCTGGTGCAGCAGATCACTGAACCGGTACTGGCGCCGTTCCGCCGGATCATTCCGAACCTGGGCGGCCTCGACATCTCGCCGATCTTTGCCTTCATCGCGCTGCAATTGCTGCAGAGCTGGCTGATTCCGCGCCTGGCTTACTACGCGTTGATGCCGAAACAACTGTTCGGCCTGATCTAG
- the metX gene encoding homoserine O-succinyltransferase MetX — MPAAFPPDSVGLVTPQVAHFSEPLALACGRSLPAYDLIYETYGTLNATASNAVLICHALSGHHHAAGYHSPDDRKPGWWDSCIGPGKPIDTSKFFVVSLNNLGGCNGSTGPSSINPETGKPFGADFPVLTVEDWVHSQARLADRLGIAQFAAVIGGSLGGMQAMQWSITYPDRIRHCLAIASAPKLSAQNIAFNEVARQAILTDPEFHGGSFQEHSVIPKRGLMLARMVGHITYLSDDSMGEKFGRGLKSEKLNYDFHSVEFQVESYLRYQGEEFSGRFDANTYLLMTKALDYFDPAANFDDDLAKTFANATAKFCVMSFTTDWRFSPARSRELVDALMAARKDVCYLEIDAPQGHDAFLIPIPRYLQAFGNYMNRITL, encoded by the coding sequence ATGCCAGCTGCCTTTCCCCCCGATTCTGTTGGTCTGGTGACGCCACAAGTGGCGCACTTCAGCGAACCCCTGGCGTTGGCCTGCGGCCGTTCGCTCCCGGCCTATGACCTGATCTACGAGACCTACGGCACCCTGAACGCCACGGCGAGCAACGCCGTGCTGATCTGCCACGCCTTGTCCGGCCACCACCATGCCGCCGGTTATCACAGCCCCGACGACCGCAAACCCGGTTGGTGGGACAGCTGCATCGGGCCCGGCAAGCCCATCGACACCAGCAAGTTCTTCGTGGTCAGCCTGAACAATCTCGGTGGCTGCAACGGCTCTACCGGCCCGAGCAGTATCAACCCGGAAACCGGCAAGCCATTCGGTGCCGATTTCCCGGTATTGACCGTGGAAGACTGGGTGCACAGCCAGGCGCGCCTGGCCGATCGCCTCGGCATCGCCCAGTTTGCCGCGGTGATCGGCGGCAGCCTGGGTGGCATGCAGGCGATGCAATGGAGCATCACTTACCCAGACCGCATCCGCCATTGCCTGGCCATCGCCTCGGCCCCCAAGCTGTCGGCGCAGAACATCGCCTTCAACGAAGTGGCGCGCCAGGCGATCCTCACCGACCCCGAATTCCACGGCGGCTCGTTCCAGGAACACAGCGTGATCCCCAAGCGCGGGCTGATGCTGGCGCGGATGGTCGGGCACATCACCTACCTGTCCGACGACTCCATGGGTGAGAAATTCGGTCGCGGCCTGAAAAGCGAGAAGCTCAACTACGACTTCCACAGCGTCGAGTTCCAGGTCGAAAGCTACCTGCGCTATCAGGGTGAAGAGTTCTCCGGGCGTTTCGACGCCAACACTTACCTGCTGATGACCAAGGCCCTGGACTACTTCGACCCGGCGGCCAACTTCGACGATGACCTGGCGAAAACCTTCGCCAACGCCACCGCCAAGTTCTGCGTGATGTCGTTCACCACCGACTGGCGCTTCTCCCCTGCCCGCTCGCGGGAACTTGTGGACGCGCTGATGGCCGCGCGCAAGGACGTCTGCTACCTGGAAATCGACGCGCCGCAAGGCCACGACGCCTTCCTGATTCCGATCCCGCGCTACTTGCAGGCGTTCGGCAATTACATGAACCGCATTACGTTGTGA